From the genome of Rhodothermales bacterium:
CGTCACCGCTACGCGCCGACGGGATTTGCCCCTCCTCGGATCGAGGAGGGGCCTGATCGTCAGGAACGGTCGAGCTACAAAAAGTGTCCGAAGTATTAACCTTGCAATTTGCACTGATCAGGCTTTTTTCTTGGTCGGCGCCATGATGATCGTCATACGCCGGCCCTCCATACGCGGGGGCTGATCGACCTTACCGACGTCCTTCAACTCCTCGATGAACCGCTTGAGCAACTGATCGCCATGCTCCTTGTACAGGATGTCGCGGCCCCGGAACTGCACCCAGGCCTTCACCATGTTCCCCTCTTCCAGAAACTGGCGGGCGTGTTTGGCCTTGAAATCAAAGTCGTGCGTGTCCGTCTGCGGACGGAAACGAATCTCCTTGAGGACCACCGCGTGGGACTTCTTACGCGCCTCCTTCTCCTTCTTCTGCTGCTCGTAAATA
Proteins encoded in this window:
- the infC gene encoding translation initiation factor IF-3, encoding MSLKKTPQAPSNRTRINNEIRAAKVRVVDPNGKHGVYSLEEALALAENYGVDLVEIAPEADPPVCKVVDYGKYIYEQQKKEKEARKKSHAVVLKEIRFRPQTDTHDFDFKAKHARQFLEEGNMVKAWVQFRGRDILYKEHGDQLLKRFIEELKDVGKVDQPPRMEGRRMTIIMAPTKKKA